Within the Apostichopus japonicus isolate 1M-3 chromosome 6, ASM3797524v1, whole genome shotgun sequence genome, the region TTTTGCCGTGTGTTATAAAAATTAATATCTTGGTCCAGGCTAAATATGATTATACTGATACATTAAtatcatgtgtaaaagtaagttggcctgacgtttcgatcctagcaggatcttcttcagaggctaaatgacaagttacagtaacagaggggacaaaaacacgcacagaagacagacaggttaatgagcacggtgaacacaatgagatggatgaaaggggattataagtagaaagcaacaggagaagaggagaggaaggagataaactgtggagggacaaagagaggattaaaggcacagggtaaggaataaactggagagggacaaagacagaaaggtgtgaagaaaaatggaggggaagagagctgtgagaggaagagtgaaagggggggggaagggagaaaggggagaaggagtagggaacagaggaaagttagtcatgtccttcctgaatgttcagcccatgaggttgaacggtacgaaggcgttgcatccagagcctctctctgctgatacgtactaggtcaggacggctacatTAATATCATACTCATActgcatcatcatcattttaattATGTGAGTTCCATTGCCCATTACACCATAGCACTCCCCTTTACCTCTCACCTACGACTGATGATCACTAATAGATATGTAAAATTCACCaaaagcaaaaaataaaaatatatataaagtataaaaCTCATCCCTATCTCCTTCTACTATCTCCTtctacctcccccctccccatcttccTCCTCCCTTCTCCAAGTGAAGGCAAGTGAATGAATGGCAAAGTGAATCTGACAAAGAGTCCAGGATATTTTATTCCCCAAATTTGTTTGTACTCACAGGAATGTCTTTGTTGGCTCCACTCTTTACCAGAGCTCTAACAGAAGAAGTTCTTTTCTTCTCCACAGCCATGTGCAAGGCAGAGTAACCTATGATGATGGATAAAGGtagaaaatattgcaaattaaAACCACTgacaagaaatattttcagttaCCGAAGCAAATCTGACAGATTTGATTCAGTaactgaaaacaattttttgtttatatatgaaTCAAATCTATCAGCTACCACCGTACAGCAAGCTGCTTCACAACTTGGATATATTGCCACACAAACGGCAAGACACATAGCACATTGATTAGTCAACAGAACCATTACATTTTCAGAGTATTTTATAATAACCAAATGTTTTAAGCCTCCAATATTGCTATTCTAAATGTAAAATACTATTTATTCTCGTAATGTTCCGTATGCAGTCTCATAAGAAGGAATGTTTCCTTCCTACAGATTCACACATTCTTCCCCAAAACGTTCTTTACACTGGAATGAAACTCTGCTCACAATTTTTGTGCTGTTAACAGATGCCAAACACCCCACTGAAGGAAACAAATTTATTCTTACAAAAGTTCAAAACACATTTATatctaaaacaaaattcaaaaattcAATACCTGAAGTCAAGATGTCAGAGTTCAAAGCAATGATAATTCCAACAATTACATCGATACATCATTCttcccaacgccccccccccaaccctgtCCCCCACATTTCTTACCGTCTAAGTTTAAAGCGTCTGGGTTGACTTTAATAAGAGGAACAGAGGTGTTTCCAGTTGGTGGTCCCTCAATCAAGGTTGCTATGGCGTTATCAACGCCTGCATCCACAGCGTGGTGGAGAGCATTGTAGCCGTTCTGGTCAAGAATGTTCGGGTCTGCTCCGCATTTCATGAGTGACCTCACCATTTCCACTTGCTCAGTGATGACGGCCAGATGAAGGGGAGTCTGAAAATTGCATGAGACATCCAGGGTTTTACTTCCCAAATATTCAATTTCACTGCAATCTTTGCTGCAGTTTTTCCAAACATTAATATAATAACTATTATTGATCTTGAATCACAAAGGTAAGTCATCACAGAGTaaataaaggaaaattaaatttccacatatgatttattttttgcCTCTCATAAATCGTACATGCTTCAAGAAATCAGACCATTAATTCCAGGAATATTCTTTCACAGAAATGAAAACCCAACTCCTCTCCTTAAAAATGAACACAACACAACGAATACCTATTGTTTGAGATCCTCAATAAACAAGTTTCCACTCCCCTTAACCTTTACCCATTGTATATATGGTATAATATAGATCAGGGGTTCTCAATAGGGTGGCCCAGGGACCAAATCCTGCCCACTTACGTTTTCTTTCCggtcactgaaagaaaagatgGGCCCACAATCATGCATCAGTGAGGATAATGCAGACCCTCAAGACCCTGGGTTTCAGCACCCTACTTTGCTGGATTCTAGCTATAGTGAGATTAGTTATTTGTTCTTTGTAACTTCTGTTTCCCTCCCCTCTGGCCCATGAAGAAAGTTACGGCAATGGAATAATTTGTTATCCATGGACCTCAGTCTTTTTCCAAACAGTAACCCCCCACAAGGGATAAACGACTTACCTGACacaatttatttttctggttGATAATGCTTTGACTTTCAGTTGTAGTGACCACATCGAGGATAGCCTGTAAGGCTTCTGGTTGTTTGTGAATTACTGCCAGGTGAAGAGGCCTAATGAGAacaatgcatattcatcagtATTAGACatggtcatgaatattcactaCTCGTAACTCAGGTCACAAGAAGTACGAATTAACAGTCAGTATAGTGGAGCGGTTTTCAAGTCCCATCCAATTGGGGCAATTTTTTCCATTAGGGTACTTTCATGtgatgcttcaaagcacttgtacagacagtacgagcagtatgccTCTATCAAGAAaatggttaggaactgttcatactgacattaagagtgctttgaagcatgatatgagagtgCAGTACATTGCGGTATTAGCACTGGGATATAGTCCAAACTGGCTGGTTTACATGCAAggaaaatgttcttgtttgtgaaggataaaCGCATAGCAAAGTGTGTCATTTCAATTAAGCCTAGCTGTGGTAGTAAAGTGTAGTATAAGCCatggtcatgaatattcagtggtGCAGGTCACTTACGTATCACCGTTCTCATCATACTCTGAACAAAGCTGGCTCTGTGCTTGGACCAATATCCTCACATCTCCAGTTCTGCCATATTCTTGGAGACATCGAGAAAACACCTCAGCAAACTCCCAGACTTTGGCTTCGTAATCTACTTCAAAATCATCTAAAATTAAAAGGAAGATGAGATTATACAAAAAGAGTGATATACTATGCATACCCACagaggggggggaaggggtaatggaggaggagggagggggattcCTTATCAGTTAGTTACTCTAATGCTAACTCCTTTGGTTTCAAACCATTgaattgatgatgtcatacttaGGAGGTGGGGAAGGAACAATGTTAAACCTCTGATAATCTTCCAAGTCGAATAGattatttcttttttcctttctgatAGCTGTTACAGTAATCACTCTCACATGTAATAATGACCACGGTTAAGTCTGCCTCgctattaatatttaatacagCGCTGATGATCTTTAAAGGTTTAATACCTGTCTGAACTAACTGGCTGGTCCTGGAATCTTCCTCTACATCCGGCTTCAATCCTGCCTCTCTGTTTGAAGATCTCTCTCTCAGATTCTTCTTGATGGTAACGATATCGTCTACTCCTTCGTCGTCGGATTCATAACCACTGATCATCTGACCCACCACCGGAGCGGCGCAAGCGTCCGCTTCGATGTCCCCCCCAAAGTCCAGTCCAAAATCTGGTTCGTCCGTCCTAAACTTGAATGAATCTGCAAACACAGGTCCCCCAAACTGTTCGGCTAATGCCATTCTCTCGGTATCACTCTTGGTAACTTCAATTTCAACACTGCCTGATGAATCTGTTTACATCAGATTACACAAGAGAAAATCAAAAGTCCATATCAAAAAAGCTTCTGTTTCACTTTTCTCTTTGTGATAGGGCAAAGAAATATCTGAATTTCCATATTTTAGGACACTTGCTAAAAATCTACTGGCTCTATTCAAGGTCTCACTGGTATTTTCCTGATTCAAAATATACATCAAGTTACTGTACAGGCATTTTAGATCAGCCCACTTATATTTGCTGATAACGAGCTGCAATAAATGTGACTTACAGATAATAATCTGTAATACAGGACTAATGTTAAAATACGGACATAATGCCGATTCTTAAACTGACGATTATTAATCAACAAACCATGTATTTATGTTCTACTGGCAGAAAAGGGAAGgcacttttttatttttaactggCAGATGACAGAATCCACTGACATTTAGCCGGTTGATAGGCCGGATTGCGAGGCCTGCTCAGGAATGCAGGGTGTTTTGTTCATCTATTGGGCTACAGACATGTACTTGTTATTACATAACTGCCCAGAGGAAGGTCTCAGTGTAAGGtcttattattttcttcactAGCAGTAAAATACGTTCTGAGGAAGGGAAGGAGGGCCATTGGGCCGAAAAGCTTACTTATCCTTCCTCTGTTTATGTGTATCGGTTTGGAATTTGAGACTTTAAATTCCAAGTTTTAGAGTGAAAGAACGAGTGAGAGAAAGAGTGATAGAGTGGAAAGAGTGGAAGAAGCACCAAATATTCTATAGTTTCAACTCCACTTACCGTCTGAATCCTCTGGTTCCGGCTTGATTTGGAATGGGCCTCTGTGAGTTCCTCTCGCCTGCATGTCAGAGGTTATTCCGTTCATCACTACTCCATTTGCGCCTGGTGCATTGAGAAAAAACAACAGCTATGCAGTTCACTATCAACCTTatagtattttgttatatttgttaaTATTCTTTTCAGTTTGAAGggataaatataaacatacaaCATACTGTTTTTAATGACTTTTCCCTGAAACCTGATTAGCAttcaaagttctctgtactgTCATCAAAATGTATCATTTTTGTTGAACACGTGGATAAATGATCGACAAATTCCGAcgacaaaaaaaatgaatttttcaGCCGgagtgccctgatgacatcattcattctgatgttgccagatgcattcagaaaataatcaaaatatctgaaaaattcatatttttgtgatacaaaatgttatgagaATTAACTTTTGCCTAGAGATACAGAAAATTCCAGCATTTTAATCtttaagcaatcaacttcagccatcagaaaatactttaaggAGAGGTAAGTACAGTACCTCAGAAAAGTTTATGATTTTTTGTATTTCCATTGGTAAAACTGTTGAACATTGAGTAATTTCATTGTAACCATTACATGGATACCTCAATCTATACCTATGTGGCACCACCAGATTGTGGCGaattcaatgcaaaatgcagcttGCAAATGTTTCATACCAGTAAGAAGTGTAGATGACCAACACTTGATGCTACCACTGCTAGTTTCAAACAGTAGATGCTACTGCCACTGGACACTACACCGCTAGATGCTACAAATAATGGAGAGTTTACTACCACTAAGATGCTCCTAACACTAGATGCGACCACCACTAGATGTCACCACCAATAGATGCTACAATACTGGAGATTTTACTACCACTAAGATGCTCTAACCACTAGATGCTCTAACCACTAGATGCTACCACCACTAGATGCGACCACCACTGTATGCTACAAAACTGGAGATTTAACGACCACTAAGATACTCCTACCACTAGATGCGACCACCACTAGATGTCACCACCAATAGAAGCTACAATACTGAAGATTTTACTACCACTAGATGCGACCACCACTAGATGTCACCACCACCAAATGGTACCATCACTAAGATGCCTTCACTAAAAGACACTACCACAACTAGAAGCTACCATCAAATGTTTTGTATTAgaaattttttatttaagaAATCTCACCATTCTGTTGAAtctgatgttgttgttgttgctgttgaatcTGATGTTGATGTGGCTGTTGATGCTGTTGCTGTTGCATTTGCATAAACATCTGTTGGGGCTGTTCAATGATAGGGTGATGTTGTTGTCGTTGCTGCAAGTGGTTAATACCTGGTATCATTTCTGGATGTGTCACCACTGGTTGGGAAGACTGTGGAATCTGGGGGGTGGGGTTCCTCTGCATTCCCATACCGTTGTTCAGCTGTAGTCCATTGGTGGTATAGCTGCCAGGAGGCATTCTCGCTGAAAAGGGGAATCCTGGTAGGTTGAGACCACCTGGTACCATGGAAACCAAATTGAATGTAGAGATTTAATCAAAATGGAAAACTTGACAGCCAGAAGGCTTTGTTATTCCTTGCTACCCTTCAACTGGACAATTATATTGAGTGGGACTATGGGCAAGATGTTCAAGGTTTGACTATTATTAACAAACAATATAATTGTAGTAAGGTAGACCTACATATATCAACTACAAAATTTATACTAGCTTTGCTTTTCAagttatcatgttaacaaggtaCTAAGAATTTGCATCTCACAAATGATATTTGTTCTAAACAAATCAAACATcaccaaaaatatatttatggtaTCTCAATTGACCTTTTGGGTACGTAGTTTTAGGCATAGTTGACGTCATCAAGCTATTGTGCTATTTAACACTGGGTGGTAATAAGCAAGTCCCCCCTTCTGTACCCCCCAACCccgaacaaaaaacaaagagagaaaTGACATACCACCTCCACCTCCATCACTTCCTGGACCAGCTCCCTGATCAAAGTTTGGCAGCCTCTTGGCTCTCTTACGCAAGATACCTTCCCTGTCTGCAATAgataaagaaaacaatgagtggttaatattcttgagatgggaaccaaaacattagggcacatctactcattGTAGGTCCTCTACCTACCAAATATGACATCGATTCAATTTGTATTTGagaaattgtgtttacaatttCCCATTAAGCTCCTCCATCCACTCATGAGTATTAATGTTAAAactgttgttgcaaagaacatgtatatacttactatgtagttacatcactaTACCCagtatgaactaaatcggaCGTACGGTTGAAGAGATGctgacattttcagaattttacattaagcccgcccactcattaatatgcaagATAGccctaccaaaaacaatagggatcatctactgaCCATGACCAACATATTAAGcaagtatgacatcaatcaCATAATTCCTTCTTGAGAtgctgtgtttacaagctaaggcatcatatacacacatacatacacatatatatgccaacttgactgcataggttctgATGGATGCCAAAGCATCTGAaccagaaatgaaaaaagagGGGCAAAGTTTTGCAAATATGTCCACAGGAAGTATACTTTTAAATGGTAAATGTGTGTGAGAGGGAAAAAGATGTGTACCTTGGATGGGTGGATGGTAAGTGAAAGGTTTTGGGTCGCTGACTTCATTGTCTGATTTGCGCCTCAGTTGCACCTGTACCGACACCGGTTTCTCAATGTTGCCGTCTCGATAGACTGGTGTCCGAAACACGATGGCGTACTGTGGGGGGGTAGAACACAATCAGAGATATCACAATGACATATTATGTGTGAAAGAATTGGACGGAAAACGTGAAATTTCCTCACAGAAGTAACAGGATATAAGCGATGAGTATTTATGTTAATACAGCTGGTTGCGTTTGCATCATCTAATAATCTAATACCCTGGATGCCgtccccaccccttcctcatTATTAAACCAGAGCAAGCACTATTAAGAAAAGATACGTTTCTTACCTGTCTATGAACATCTGTAGGACCAAAATCTGCACTCCTGTCCCAGGTAAGGTCTCCTTTGGAGTTGACTTCAAAGAAACGAACCTCGATGTCATCCTTCTGGACCTTGTCACAGAGGAGATACACCTCGTCCCCGCCtctggcacttcccgagcttttgTCCATCCGGCAGATCTTGAGAGTGGTAGCATTTGGTGCTTCTGTTGGTCAaacagagagatagagagaggaatgaaaaaaaagggtatGATTCAAAATGAACAGGTGTGTAAATTATTGCCTAACATATATACTGATGATATAAAGTTAGTTCATTTATACATTTGTGAGACTTGtgtatttgttcatttttaGCATACTGCGTGGTAAATTGGGACTGTGGGAGAcgaaggaaggggaagggatgggggaggaggggagggggtgttgggGAAGGAAAGAGTCAACTTTTGTAAAGTCTCTTCAAATTAAAGGACATCAACTATTTGAAGATGGGTTTCTTACTGCTGTCATAGACTACGTTCGAGAGGACCGGCGAGAGGGCCCGAGTAAAGCGTCCCTCGGAATCTTTGAGATATGCCTGGAAACAGAGCTTCACTCTGGAGAGGTCCATATCTTTGGCCATCGATTTTGCTCTCTTCTCCGCCTCTTCCTCGGCTATCTGGGTGGAGGAGTTTGGACCGATGAGTGCATTGTAGACCTTCTGATGTTCCAAGATCCTCTTCTTTAACACCGGTATGACCTCCTTCCTCGTAACATGTTGTATACCAAGATTTTGAAAGCTGCAAGGATAAAGTTTGTTATGTTTCTTACAACACCGAATCCAGCAgcaaaaataaagtaaaaaaacacCATGATGGAAGAATCTTGACAATCATAAAGGAAAGAGGGAGACATCTgaacaaattataaaattacCTACATTGCTCATAATAAGAGGTGGCAGTGTTGAAATTTCAGTGATCAGAAATCACTCGCTATGTGTACTTCAAATTTGCTGCATATTTGCAATGAATGTAGTATATGAATGCATACTTCCATGTCAGTTTTTGTACTTTTGCAATAGAATCATACGTAAAAATCATAACAGCTGCCATATCCGAACACTAGAGCCACGGCTTATAGGCTTACTTAATCAAGTTCTGCATTTAACTTAACGTATTTTGCAATGGAAATAGAGGTCACTGAGGGAACCAAACATTAAACAATAGCACAGGTGCGGTCGATTTTGAACTCTGAATGAACTTTTCTGAACAATGCAGTGTGTTCAAGttttctgtactgtactgactAACAAAGCAGTGAGTTTGGATATATGATATTgatagcatatactgtacagtatttcttCACATAGGAACCCACACTTTGAGCACACTGGGACACCTTGCCGGACACAGAGTGAAGTAAACACTAATAATCAACG harbors:
- the LOC139968992 gene encoding nuclear factor NF-kappa-B p100 subunit-like isoform X1, encoding MKHSFSNCHFVSEGKTYPKEKGIEPSITMTDEKTDSSHSIELPVGMLNALRQDGDLGGDDVNMGAGAMMDLDLNPIGLNLPNLKILEQPKSRGFRFRYGCEGPSHGGLPGEHSQKGKKSYPSVEIVNYKGDARIVVSLVTDEEVPKPHAHSLVGKHCCNGICTVQVGPKDLTACFQNLGIQHVTRKEVIPVLKKRILEHQKVYNALIGPNSSTQIAEEEAEKRAKSMAKDMDLSRVKLCFQAYLKDSEGRFTRALSPVLSNVVYDSKAPNATTLKICRMDKSSGSARGGDEVYLLCDKVQKDDIEVRFFEVNSKGDLTWDRSADFGPTDVHRQYAIVFRTPVYRDGNIEKPVSVQVQLRRKSDNEVSDPKPFTYHPPIQDREGILRKRAKRLPNFDQGAGPGSDGGGGGGLNLPGFPFSARMPPGSYTTNGLQLNNGMGMQRNPTPQIPQSSQPVVTHPEMIPGINHLQQRQQHHPIIEQPQQMFMQMQQQQHQQPHQHQIQQQQQQHQIQQNGANGVVMNGITSDMQARGTHRGPFQIKPEPEDSDDSSGSVEIEVTKSDTERMALAEQFGGPVFADSFKFRTDEPDFGLDFGGDIEADACAAPVVGQMISGYESDDEGVDDIVTIKKNLRERSSNREAGLKPDVEEDSRTSQLVQTDDFEVDYEAKVWEFAEVFSRCLQEYGRTGDVRILVQAQSQLCSEYDENGDTPLHLAVIHKQPEALQAILDVVTTTESQSIINQKNKLCQTPLHLAVITEQVEMVRSLMKCGADPNILDQNGYNALHHAVDAGVDNAIATLIEGPPTGNTSVPLIKVNPDALNLDGYSALHMAVEKKRTSSVRALVKSGANKDIPDGKSGRAPLHYAVLAEDFNMLSYLVADARANIEVEDFVGNTPLHLASAYDLSAVAALLIAAGSNPDVRNCDGNGESDIDEGCDVSEEEDGEEDRTGSSALDFAQSDKMRQILRGEKYMPRVPSSSLVDTRSKSHRESYRSAMSTAASTDNSTFLFERLRIETQLRHPPESKQSDILMLPQAHMKSLVSRLDIAHPLANDWRAVADRLGMGNMINHLRMFASPTQVLLDQYALMDGTLAELHEVMEDLGRKDAINILNEAFSHMKIGGRGGDALDNRPSQLAM
- the LOC139968992 gene encoding nuclear factor NF-kappa-B p100 subunit-like isoform X2, which encodes MTDEKTDSSHSIELPVGMLNALRQDGDLGGDDVNMGAGAMMDLDLNPIGLNLPNLKILEQPKSRGFRFRYGCEGPSHGGLPGEHSQKGKKSYPSVEIVNYKGDARIVVSLVTDEEVPKPHAHSLVGKHCCNGICTVQVGPKDLTACFQNLGIQHVTRKEVIPVLKKRILEHQKVYNALIGPNSSTQIAEEEAEKRAKSMAKDMDLSRVKLCFQAYLKDSEGRFTRALSPVLSNVVYDSKAPNATTLKICRMDKSSGSARGGDEVYLLCDKVQKDDIEVRFFEVNSKGDLTWDRSADFGPTDVHRQYAIVFRTPVYRDGNIEKPVSVQVQLRRKSDNEVSDPKPFTYHPPIQDREGILRKRAKRLPNFDQGAGPGSDGGGGGGLNLPGFPFSARMPPGSYTTNGLQLNNGMGMQRNPTPQIPQSSQPVVTHPEMIPGINHLQQRQQHHPIIEQPQQMFMQMQQQQHQQPHQHQIQQQQQQHQIQQNGANGVVMNGITSDMQARGTHRGPFQIKPEPEDSDDSSGSVEIEVTKSDTERMALAEQFGGPVFADSFKFRTDEPDFGLDFGGDIEADACAAPVVGQMISGYESDDEGVDDIVTIKKNLRERSSNREAGLKPDVEEDSRTSQLVQTDDFEVDYEAKVWEFAEVFSRCLQEYGRTGDVRILVQAQSQLCSEYDENGDTPLHLAVIHKQPEALQAILDVVTTTESQSIINQKNKLCQTPLHLAVITEQVEMVRSLMKCGADPNILDQNGYNALHHAVDAGVDNAIATLIEGPPTGNTSVPLIKVNPDALNLDGYSALHMAVEKKRTSSVRALVKSGANKDIPDGKSGRAPLHYAVLAEDFNMLSYLVADARANIEVEDFVGNTPLHLASAYDLSAVAALLIAAGSNPDVRNCDGNGESDIDEGCDVSEEEDGEEDRTGSSALDFAQSDKMRQILRGEKYMPRVPSSSLVDTRSKSHRESYRSAMSTAASTDNSTFLFERLRIETQLRHPPESKQSDILMLPQAHMKSLVSRLDIAHPLANDWRAVADRLGMGNMINHLRMFASPTQVLLDQYALMDGTLAELHEVMEDLGRKDAINILNEAFSHMKIGGRGGDALDNRPSQLAM